From Stenotrophomonas maltophilia, a single genomic window includes:
- the ybgC gene encoding tol-pal system-associated acyl-CoA thioesterase yields MSVEPRFSWPTRIYWEDTDAGGVVYHARYVAFMERARTEWMRALGYGQERMRAEHGMVFAVRSMQMDFIRPARLDDTLQVSATLVQLKKASMVFDQQILRDGELLLSAQVRIAALEAASFRPRGMDESVLAVLQPHLHPESEH; encoded by the coding sequence ATGTCGGTTGAGCCGCGATTCAGTTGGCCGACACGCATTTACTGGGAAGATACGGACGCTGGCGGGGTGGTCTACCACGCCCGCTACGTGGCCTTCATGGAACGGGCCCGGACCGAATGGATGCGTGCGCTGGGCTACGGCCAGGAGCGCATGCGCGCCGAGCACGGCATGGTCTTCGCAGTGCGCTCGATGCAGATGGATTTCATCAGGCCGGCACGGCTGGATGACACCCTGCAGGTGAGCGCCACGCTGGTCCAGCTGAAGAAGGCCAGCATGGTCTTCGACCAGCAGATCCTGCGCGACGGCGAGCTGCTGCTGTCGGCGCAGGTCCGCATCGCCGCACTGGAAGCGGCCAGTTTCCGCCCGCGCGGCATGGACGAATCCGTCCTTGCAGTGCTGCAACCCCACCTCCACCCCGAATCCGAACACTGA